In Mycobacterium sp. Aquia_216, a genomic segment contains:
- a CDS encoding cob(I)yrinic acid a,c-diamide adenosyltransferase yields the protein MAVHLTRIYTRTGDDGTTGLSDFSRVSKNDPRLVAYADCDEANSAIGVAIALGQPDPEIAGVLRQIQNDLFDAGADLSTPVVANPKYPPLRVAQSYVDRLEGWCDSYNEPLPALNSFVLPGGSPLSALLHVARTVVRRAERSAWAAVDSAPDEVNVLPAKYLNRLSDLLFILSRAANTGGDVLWKPGGGA from the coding sequence ATGGCAGTACACCTGACCCGCATCTATACCCGCACCGGCGACGACGGAACCACGGGATTGAGCGACTTCTCGCGCGTCTCGAAGAATGACCCCCGCCTGGTCGCGTACGCGGATTGCGACGAGGCAAACTCCGCGATCGGCGTCGCCATCGCCCTGGGTCAGCCCGATCCCGAAATCGCGGGCGTGCTGCGTCAGATCCAAAACGACCTTTTCGACGCCGGTGCGGATCTGTCCACCCCGGTAGTCGCGAACCCGAAATATCCGCCGCTGCGAGTGGCCCAGTCCTACGTCGATCGGCTCGAGGGATGGTGCGACAGCTACAACGAGCCCCTACCGGCACTGAATTCCTTTGTGCTGCCCGGTGGTTCGCCGTTGTCGGCACTGCTGCACGTTGCCCGCACCGTGGTGCGCCGCGCCGAGCGATCGGCATGGGCCGCCGTCGATTCCGCGCCGGACGAAGTCAACGTGCTACCGGCGAAATACCTGAACCGGCTGTCGGATCTGCTCTTCATCCTGTCGCGGGCGGCCAACACGGGTGGCGATGTGCTGTGGAAGCCGGGCGGCGGCGCCTAA
- a CDS encoding DUF2550 domain-containing protein produces the protein MSAPMVGMVVLVVLLGAAVLALSYRLLKLRQGGTAGIMRDIPAVGGHGWRHGVIRYRGGEAAFYRLSSVRLWPDRRLSRRGVEIVARRAPRGDEFDIMTDEIVVLELRDTTQERRSGYEIALDQGALTAFLSWLESRPSPRARRRSV, from the coding sequence ATGAGCGCGCCCATGGTTGGCATGGTCGTGCTCGTCGTCCTGTTAGGCGCCGCCGTTCTCGCCTTGAGCTACCGGCTGCTGAAACTCCGGCAGGGCGGCACGGCCGGAATCATGCGGGACATCCCGGCGGTGGGGGGCCACGGCTGGCGGCACGGCGTGATCCGTTATCGCGGGGGTGAAGCCGCGTTCTACCGGCTCTCCAGCGTCCGGCTCTGGCCGGATCGCCGGCTCAGCAGGCGAGGCGTCGAGATCGTGGCCCGGCGCGCGCCGCGCGGCGACGAGTTCGACATCATGACCGACGAGATCGTGGTGCTCGAACTGCGCGATACGACCCAGGAACGCAGGTCGGGTTACGAAATCGCGCTCGATCAGGGCGCGTTGACCGCGTTCTTGTCGTGGTTGGAGTCCCGTCCGTCACCCCGCGCCCGCCGCCGCAGCGTATAA
- a CDS encoding F0F1 ATP synthase subunit epsilon, with protein sequence MAELNVEIVAVDRKIWSGEATFLFTRTTAGEIGILPRHIPLVAQLVDDAMVRVEREGEDDLRVAIDGGFLSVTEESVTILAESAEFESEIDEASAKQDSESDDPRTAARGRARLRAVGAID encoded by the coding sequence ATGGCTGAATTGAACGTCGAGATAGTCGCCGTCGACCGCAAGATCTGGTCGGGGGAGGCAACGTTTCTGTTCACCCGGACCACCGCCGGCGAGATCGGCATTCTGCCCCGCCATATCCCGTTGGTGGCTCAGTTGGTCGACGACGCGATGGTGCGCGTCGAACGCGAAGGCGAAGACGACCTGCGCGTTGCGATAGACGGCGGCTTCTTGTCGGTCACCGAGGAGAGTGTCACCATTCTCGCCGAATCCGCCGAGTTCGAATCGGAGATCGACGAGGCCTCCGCCAAGCAGGATTCCGAGTCCGACGACCCTCGCACTGCCGCCAGGGGACGCGCCAGATTGCGCGCCGTCGGCGCGATCGACTAG